The following are encoded together in the Magnetospirillum gryphiswaldense MSR-1 v2 genome:
- a CDS encoding calcium/sodium antiporter, with translation MSDILLTFVGLFLLLVAGEGLVRGAVTVARSLRVSELVIGLTLVGAMTSAPELMVSVSAAIEGVPDMALGNVVGSNITNLLLVVGVAALLRPLDVTRSLLLHDGVINFTAAALLAGLAVHGTIERWHGAVLVLCLLWYLWQTYRREKPQHRQSLHEKEARDLERPKMPVWLAVLLTIGGVAGLVIGAALLVKGGTGLARSLGVSEAVIGLSLIALGTSLPELATSMIAAWRGHTQVALGNVFGSCIFNTLGIVGIAAGAVPLPVAAELAGRDVWVMVAVSALVPLSMAVGGPIGRGRGALYLAAYGVYVWVLFSGS, from the coding sequence GTGAGCGATATCCTACTTACGTTTGTCGGTTTGTTTCTGCTGCTGGTCGCCGGCGAAGGCTTGGTGCGCGGTGCGGTTACCGTCGCCCGGTCCCTCAGGGTGTCGGAACTGGTGATCGGCCTGACCTTGGTGGGCGCGATGACTTCGGCCCCGGAACTGATGGTCTCGGTCAGTGCCGCCATCGAAGGGGTACCGGACATGGCCTTGGGCAACGTGGTCGGCAGCAACATCACCAATCTGCTGCTGGTCGTCGGCGTTGCCGCCTTGCTGCGTCCTTTGGATGTGACACGATCCTTGCTTCTGCATGACGGTGTCATCAATTTCACCGCCGCCGCCCTGCTGGCCGGGTTGGCCGTTCACGGCACCATCGAACGTTGGCATGGCGCCGTATTGGTTTTGTGCCTGCTTTGGTATTTGTGGCAGACCTATCGGCGGGAAAAACCGCAACATCGCCAAAGCCTGCATGAAAAGGAGGCCCGCGATCTGGAACGCCCGAAAATGCCGGTGTGGCTGGCCGTGCTGCTGACCATCGGTGGTGTCGCCGGATTGGTCATCGGTGCCGCCCTTCTGGTCAAGGGCGGCACCGGGCTGGCGCGCAGCTTGGGGGTTTCGGAAGCCGTCATCGGCCTTAGTCTGATCGCCCTGGGTACGTCGTTGCCGGAACTGGCGACATCGATGATCGCCGCTTGGCGTGGGCATACCCAGGTGGCTCTCGGCAATGTCTTCGGCAGTTGCATCTTCAATACGCTGGGGATCGTCGGCATTGCCGCCGGTGCGGTCCCGTTGCCGGTGGCGGCGGAACTGGCCGGGCGCGATGTCTGGGTGATGGTCGCGGTTTCCGCCTTGGTACCGCTGAGCATGGCCGTGGGCGGTCCAATCGGGCGGGGCAGAGGGGCATTGTATCTGGCTGCCTATGGGGTCTATGTCTGGGTCTTGTTCTCTGGCTCTTGA
- a CDS encoding electron transfer flavoprotein subunit beta/FixA family protein translates to MHIVVCIKQVPDSAQIRVHPVTNTIMRQGVPTIINPYDLFSLEEALRLRDQLGGKVTVITMGPKMAIEALKKCISYGADDAILLTDKVFAGSDTLATSFALASAIAKIGETAPVDMVFCGKQTIDGDTAQVGPGIARRLHMQQLTYVAQVEKVDLDKGEIVVHRRSEGGVQVLATRLPCLVTMLEGSNEMRYGSMDDLFRAARYEVAEWDHKAAGISVTAQCGLKGSPTVVKKVFAPPAKAVKAEMIKTEGKTPREVADALLTSVFAKHPKLEMEIGQ, encoded by the coding sequence ATGCATATCGTCGTCTGCATCAAGCAGGTTCCGGACAGCGCGCAGATTCGCGTGCATCCGGTCACCAACACCATCATGCGTCAAGGTGTGCCGACCATCATCAATCCCTACGACCTTTTCTCGCTGGAAGAGGCGCTGCGTCTGCGCGACCAATTGGGCGGCAAGGTCACCGTCATCACCATGGGGCCGAAAATGGCCATCGAGGCCTTGAAGAAGTGCATCAGCTATGGTGCCGACGACGCCATCTTGCTGACCGACAAGGTGTTTGCCGGTTCCGATACCCTGGCCACCTCGTTCGCGCTGGCCTCGGCCATCGCCAAGATCGGCGAGACCGCCCCCGTCGACATGGTGTTCTGCGGCAAGCAAACCATCGACGGCGATACCGCCCAGGTCGGGCCGGGCATCGCCCGCCGCCTGCACATGCAGCAGTTGACCTATGTGGCCCAGGTGGAAAAAGTCGACCTGGACAAGGGCGAGATCGTCGTCCATCGCCGGTCCGAAGGCGGGGTGCAGGTGCTGGCAACCAGGCTGCCCTGTCTGGTGACCATGCTGGAAGGCAGCAATGAGATGCGTTACGGCAGCATGGACGATCTGTTCCGCGCCGCCCGCTATGAGGTGGCGGAATGGGACCACAAGGCCGCCGGTATCTCCGTCACCGCCCAATGCGGCCTGAAAGGCTCGCCCACCGTGGTGAAGAAGGTGTTCGCACCGCCGGCCAAGGCGGTGAAGGCGGAAATGATCAAGACCGAGGGCAAGACCCCGCGGGAAGTGGCCGATGCCCTGCTGACCAGCGTGTTCGCCAAACACCCCAAGCTTGAGATGGAGATCGGACAATGA
- a CDS encoding Mth938-like domain-containing protein → MDITPVVSSEFQLIGGYGDGGFSISGIRHEGSVLILPRRTLSWTVQSASDVALENLQPIIGADPRPAILILGCGRSMAPVPRALRDALRGHGIVVEPMDSGAACRTYNVLLTEGRDVAAAIIAV, encoded by the coding sequence ATGGACATCACTCCGGTCGTCAGTTCGGAATTCCAACTGATCGGCGGCTATGGCGATGGCGGCTTCTCCATCTCCGGCATCCGTCATGAAGGGTCTGTGCTGATTTTGCCGCGTCGGACGTTGTCGTGGACAGTGCAATCAGCCAGCGACGTTGCCTTGGAAAACCTGCAACCGATCATCGGGGCCGATCCGCGTCCGGCTATCCTGATCCTGGGCTGCGGTCGTTCCATGGCGCCGGTGCCCCGGGCTTTGCGCGATGCCTTGCGTGGGCACGGTATCGTCGTCGAACCTATGGATAGCGGCGCCGCCTGCCGCACCTACAACGTGCTGCTGACCGAAGGCCGTGACGTCGCCGCCGCCATTATCGCGGTTTAA
- a CDS encoding NnrS family protein, which produces MATIPLQEPVYRGNAGPLFFAGGFRPFFLFTALQALLSLPLWLAIYAGGLDLKLPFAAALWHGHEMVFGFAGAAIAGFLLTAVPNWTNTHHVSGKPLMLLFAVWLGGRLAFTLAGFLPPLLVAVIDLAFLPLLAWMVAKPLLSAGKWRNIAFLPILGVFFLANLTVHLRGDMVGVYVGLTMVLTMIAIVGGRIVPSFTQNWLRMQGQAVEVTPLAWVEKGGAVGLLVAGMALTIALPGAAVTGAVLLAAAAVHGLRLGRWHGYKTLRSPILWVLHLGYLWLVIGLALLGLSSFIHALPASAALHALTAGAVGTMILAVMSRASLGHSGRPLVVSPLTVAAYVLLSAGTLLRVVAPVLSDAQMALTHAGGTFWAFAWLLFVVVYFPVLTKPRADGRPG; this is translated from the coding sequence ATGGCTACCATCCCCCTGCAAGAGCCGGTTTATCGCGGCAATGCCGGCCCCTTGTTCTTTGCCGGCGGCTTTCGTCCGTTCTTCCTGTTCACTGCCTTGCAGGCCTTGCTGTCGCTGCCGCTATGGTTGGCCATCTATGCCGGTGGGCTCGACCTGAAGTTGCCATTCGCCGCTGCCTTGTGGCACGGCCATGAAATGGTGTTCGGCTTCGCCGGCGCCGCCATCGCCGGTTTTCTGCTGACCGCCGTGCCTAATTGGACCAATACCCATCATGTCAGCGGCAAGCCGTTGATGCTGCTGTTTGCCGTCTGGCTGGGTGGACGTCTGGCCTTCACCCTGGCCGGCTTTTTGCCGCCCTTGCTGGTGGCGGTGATCGATCTAGCCTTTCTGCCGCTATTGGCCTGGATGGTGGCCAAGCCGCTTCTGTCGGCGGGAAAGTGGCGCAACATCGCCTTTCTGCCGATTCTCGGAGTGTTTTTCCTGGCCAATCTGACCGTGCATCTGCGGGGCGACATGGTGGGCGTCTATGTCGGCCTGACCATGGTACTGACCATGATCGCCATCGTCGGCGGGCGTATCGTGCCGTCCTTCACCCAGAACTGGCTGCGTATGCAGGGCCAAGCGGTCGAGGTCACCCCCTTGGCCTGGGTGGAAAAGGGCGGCGCCGTCGGTCTGCTGGTGGCCGGCATGGCGCTGACCATCGCGCTGCCCGGTGCGGCGGTGACCGGCGCGGTGTTGCTGGCAGCGGCGGCGGTGCATGGCCTGCGGCTGGGCCGTTGGCATGGCTATAAGACCTTGCGCAGCCCGATCTTGTGGGTGTTGCATCTGGGCTATCTGTGGCTGGTGATCGGTCTGGCCTTGCTGGGGCTCTCCAGCTTCATTCATGCCTTGCCGGCTTCCGCCGCCCTGCACGCATTGACCGCCGGGGCGGTGGGCACCATGATCCTGGCGGTGATGAGCCGGGCTTCGCTGGGCCATTCCGGGCGTCCGCTGGTGGTGTCGCCCTTGACCGTCGCCGCCTATGTTCTGTTGTCGGCGGGCACCTTGCTGCGGGTGGTGGCACCGGTGCTGAGTGACGCACAAATGGCCCTGACCCATGCCGGCGGCACGTTCTGGGCTTTTGCTTGGTTGTTGTTCGTTGTCGTCTATTTCCCCGTCCTTACCAAGCCGCGCGCCGACGGTCGCCCGGGTTAA
- a CDS encoding class 1 fructose-bisphosphatase: MPYKRITLTHFLLQEQRRLGGSGAFTSLMNDILTACKMVSHEVNRGALVGNHGVAGTVNVQDEEQKPLDVLANDIFLHMNALGGNYAAMASEELEDVHAVKGSADGKYLLLFDPLDGSSNIDVNISVGSIFSILRLPEGADPNSANAFLQPGVQQICAGYALYGSSTMLVLTTGNGVNGFTLDRDVGMFFLTHPNMTIPADTKEFAINASRSRFWEAPVKRYVDECLAGKDGPRGKDFNMRWVASMVAEVHRILVRGGIFMYPADAENIKKGGKLRLMYEANPMSFIVEQAGGAATTGRKRLMEVEPTNLHQRVPVILGSKNEVERLAAYHCEGSE; encoded by the coding sequence ATGCCGTATAAGCGGATCACTCTGACCCATTTCCTGTTGCAGGAGCAGCGTCGTCTTGGCGGCTCTGGCGCCTTCACCTCGCTGATGAACGACATCCTGACCGCCTGCAAGATGGTGTCGCACGAAGTCAATCGCGGCGCCCTGGTCGGCAATCACGGTGTTGCCGGGACCGTTAACGTTCAGGACGAGGAACAAAAGCCCCTGGACGTTCTGGCCAACGACATTTTCCTGCACATGAACGCGCTGGGCGGCAATTATGCCGCCATGGCGTCGGAGGAGCTGGAAGACGTGCACGCGGTCAAGGGGTCGGCCGACGGCAAGTACCTGCTGTTGTTCGATCCGCTGGACGGGTCGTCCAACATTGACGTCAACATTTCGGTCGGGTCCATTTTCTCGATCCTGCGTCTGCCCGAAGGGGCCGATCCCAATTCGGCCAACGCCTTCCTGCAACCCGGTGTCCAGCAGATTTGTGCCGGCTATGCGCTTTATGGTTCATCGACCATGCTGGTGCTGACCACCGGCAACGGCGTCAACGGCTTCACCTTGGACCGTGACGTCGGCATGTTCTTCCTGACCCATCCGAACATGACCATCCCGGCCGACACCAAGGAATTCGCCATCAACGCGTCGCGCTCGCGTTTCTGGGAGGCTCCGGTCAAGCGCTATGTGGATGAATGCCTGGCCGGCAAGGACGGCCCGCGCGGTAAGGATTTCAACATGCGGTGGGTGGCGTCCATGGTCGCCGAAGTCCATCGTATTTTGGTGCGCGGCGGCATTTTCATGTATCCCGCCGATGCCGAGAACATCAAGAAGGGCGGCAAGTTGCGGCTGATGTATGAAGCCAATCCCATGTCGTTCATCGTCGAACAGGCCGGCGGTGCCGCCACCACCGGGCGTAAACGTCTGATGGAGGTTGAGCCCACCAATCTGCACCAGCGGGTGCCGGTAATCCTGGGATCGAAGAACGAGGTGGAACGGTTGGCGGCCTATCACTGTGAAGGCAGCGAATAA
- the hybE gene encoding [NiFe]-hydrogenase assembly chaperone HybE: MYEPLTPQELARVNLLADIFTRIGDERMKDIGLYNHALKVEAVGFRPWEDDNGGKWLAGVLVTPWFMNFLLLPTTAEQLQGADVASKRRVEMPCGEVVFTIGEVEEIGLYLASSLYSPMGRFDVHAMAVTNAWAAVDKFFKVPEVEEPGGPVKP, from the coding sequence ATGTACGAACCGCTTACTCCCCAGGAACTGGCCCGCGTCAACCTGCTGGCTGACATCTTCACCCGCATCGGCGACGAGCGCATGAAGGATATCGGCCTTTACAACCATGCCCTTAAGGTCGAAGCCGTCGGCTTCCGCCCGTGGGAAGACGATAATGGGGGAAAGTGGCTGGCCGGGGTGCTGGTCACGCCGTGGTTCATGAACTTCCTGCTGCTGCCCACCACGGCGGAACAGTTGCAGGGCGCGGACGTGGCCTCCAAGCGCCGGGTGGAAATGCCCTGTGGCGAAGTGGTGTTCACCATCGGCGAGGTCGAGGAAATCGGCCTGTATCTGGCGTCGTCGCTGTATTCGCCCATGGGCCGTTTCGACGTGCATGCCATGGCGGTGACCAATGCCTGGGCGGCGGTGGACAAGTTCTTCAAGGTACCGGAAGTGGAAGAACCCGGCGGCCCGGTCAAACCGTGA
- a CDS encoding zinc transporter ZntB encodes MNTATLDDIKTGAQPGLRFAALLDRKGGCRDLDWDGIRQWKPEDGFLWIHLERDDETAATWLRRESGVDPLVALALLADESRPRVEDVDDNLLVVLRGVNVDEASGHPELVPIHIWGEANRLISLREKDHQLSALRNIRLALLTGKGPRSPGGLLAQIAERVVEHLEIILENLEEEIGILEDQAIERTADPGMRGKLARARRSTIQLRRYLGPQRDALYRIQHDDSSWLSRDARLRLREVTDKVVRHIEDLDALRERATVLHEDLSAQISERIAQNSNRFTALTALLLPPSLVAGLLGANIGGIPGTGDPNAFWELLVIIAVMMPGLWLVLRRINWL; translated from the coding sequence ATGAACACCGCCACCCTCGACGACATCAAGACCGGCGCTCAGCCGGGCCTGCGCTTCGCCGCCCTGCTGGACCGCAAGGGCGGTTGCCGCGACCTGGACTGGGACGGCATCCGGCAATGGAAGCCGGAAGACGGCTTTTTATGGATTCATCTGGAGCGCGATGACGAAACCGCCGCCACTTGGCTGCGCCGGGAAAGTGGCGTCGACCCGTTGGTCGCCCTGGCCTTGCTGGCCGATGAATCCCGCCCTCGGGTCGAGGATGTTGACGACAACCTTTTGGTGGTGCTGCGCGGTGTCAACGTGGACGAGGCCAGCGGCCATCCCGAATTGGTCCCCATCCACATCTGGGGAGAAGCCAATCGGTTGATTTCCCTGCGTGAAAAGGACCATCAGCTTTCCGCCCTGCGCAATATCCGTCTGGCACTGTTGACTGGCAAGGGGCCGCGCAGTCCGGGCGGATTGTTGGCCCAGATCGCCGAACGGGTGGTCGAACACCTGGAAATCATCCTGGAAAACCTGGAAGAGGAAATCGGTATCCTGGAGGATCAGGCCATCGAACGCACGGCCGATCCCGGCATGCGCGGCAAGCTGGCCCGTGCCCGGCGCAGCACCATTCAATTGCGCCGTTATCTGGGACCGCAGCGCGACGCGCTTTACCGTATCCAGCACGACGATTCGTCGTGGCTGTCACGCGACGCCCGCCTGCGCCTGCGTGAAGTCACCGACAAAGTGGTGCGCCATATCGAGGATTTGGACGCCTTGCGCGAACGGGCAACGGTGCTGCACGAAGATCTGTCGGCGCAAATCTCCGAACGCATCGCCCAAAATTCCAATCGTTTCACCGCCCTGACCGCGCTGTTGCTGCCGCCTTCCCTGGTGGCCGGTCTGCTGGGTGCCAATATCGGCGGCATCCCAGGGACCGGTGATCCCAATGCCTTTTGGGAATTGCTGGTGATCATCGCCGTGATGATGCCCGGATTGTGGCTGGTCCTGCGACGGATCAACTGGCTTTAG
- the mobA gene encoding molybdenum cofactor guanylyltransferase MobA gives MKPLAGIILAGGLARRMGGGDKPLREVAGISLLQRVIDRLLPQVQCLALSANGPADRFAPFGLPVIADVIPGHLGPLAGILSGLYWAKAQGLEYCLSAAGDTPLLPLDLAPGLWRQSQEGGRAVIAISGEHQHPVFGLWPVGLIEAMEQALAAQQRGVWRFAQAQGAGLAPWPAQPIDPFFNVNTPDDIEVLAKILKPR, from the coding sequence GTGAAACCGCTGGCCGGCATCATCCTGGCCGGCGGTCTGGCCCGCCGTATGGGCGGCGGTGACAAGCCGTTGCGGGAAGTGGCCGGCATCTCCTTGCTGCAACGAGTGATCGACCGCTTGCTGCCGCAGGTGCAATGCCTGGCTCTCAGCGCCAATGGCCCCGCTGACCGCTTTGCCCCTTTCGGCCTGCCGGTCATCGCCGACGTGATCCCCGGCCATCTGGGACCGCTGGCCGGTATCCTAAGCGGCCTTTACTGGGCCAAGGCACAGGGACTGGAGTATTGCCTGAGCGCCGCCGGCGACACCCCTTTGCTGCCCCTCGATCTGGCCCCTGGCCTGTGGCGGCAATCCCAGGAAGGGGGCAGAGCGGTCATCGCCATCAGCGGCGAGCACCAGCACCCGGTCTTCGGCTTATGGCCGGTGGGGTTGATTGAGGCCATGGAACAAGCGCTGGCAGCGCAACAGCGGGGGGTATGGCGCTTCGCCCAAGCCCAGGGGGCGGGCTTGGCCCCCTGGCCAGCCCAGCCCATCGATCCATTCTTCAATGTCAACACACCGGATGACATCGAGGTCTTGGCGAAAATTCTTAAACCGCGATAA
- the yajC gene encoding preprotein translocase subunit YajC: MFVSPAYAQAAGSAGGIAGGVEAFLPLVLIFVVFYFLMIRPQQKRMKVHKEMLAALRRGDRVVLASGIMGLVTKVTSDTEVQVEIADGVKVRVVRSAIQEVVAKTEPVSGAKEEAKDGTETPADK; the protein is encoded by the coding sequence ATGTTCGTGTCCCCCGCCTATGCCCAGGCTGCCGGTTCCGCTGGCGGCATCGCCGGAGGTGTCGAGGCCTTTCTGCCGCTGGTCCTGATCTTCGTGGTCTTCTATTTCCTGATGATCCGCCCTCAGCAAAAGCGCATGAAGGTCCATAAGGAAATGCTGGCCGCCCTCCGTCGCGGCGACCGTGTGGTTCTGGCTTCCGGCATCATGGGTCTGGTGACCAAAGTCACCAGCGATACCGAAGTGCAGGTGGAAATCGCCGACGGCGTCAAGGTTCGTGTCGTCCGTTCCGCCATCCAGGAAGTGGTTGCCAAGACCGAGCCGGTCTCGGGCGCCAAGGAAGAAGCCAAGGACGGGACGGAAACCCCGGCCGACAAGTAA
- the secF gene encoding protein translocase subunit SecF yields MSFYANLIARTPKFDFVGKRIPAFFLTAALIIGTFVSIATKGFNFGIDFAGGILVEVQKVEGPADMAHMRDVLGNLGLGEVSLQQFGESGRDVMVRVQKQDGDEKAQMAALAKVKETLGGGYEYRRVEIVGPKVGDELKRDGALAVGLSVLAIAAYVWFRFEWQFGVGALIATFHDVILTFGFFSLTGMEFNLTSVAAILTIAGYSINDTVVIYDRVRENLRKYKTLSLSELLNQSVNETLARTFLTVATVFLTVIALLLLGGEVLHGFAASLLWGLVVGTFSSMYVAIPVLIYFNLRVGKEREEEEAASQAAP; encoded by the coding sequence ATGAGCTTTTACGCCAATCTCATCGCCCGGACGCCCAAGTTCGACTTCGTCGGCAAGCGCATTCCGGCGTTCTTTTTGACCGCCGCCCTGATCATCGGCACTTTCGTGTCCATCGCCACCAAGGGCTTCAATTTCGGCATCGACTTTGCCGGCGGCATTCTGGTCGAGGTGCAAAAGGTCGAGGGGCCAGCGGATATGGCCCATATGCGCGACGTTTTGGGCAATCTGGGTCTGGGCGAAGTGTCGTTGCAGCAATTCGGCGAATCTGGCCGCGACGTCATGGTCCGCGTGCAAAAGCAAGACGGTGACGAAAAGGCTCAGATGGCCGCCTTGGCCAAGGTCAAGGAGACCCTGGGCGGCGGCTATGAATACCGCCGCGTTGAGATCGTCGGCCCCAAGGTGGGGGACGAGTTGAAGCGCGACGGTGCGTTGGCTGTCGGTCTGTCGGTTCTGGCCATCGCCGCCTATGTGTGGTTTCGCTTTGAATGGCAGTTTGGTGTCGGCGCCCTGATCGCCACGTTCCATGACGTCATTTTGACGTTTGGGTTTTTCTCGCTCACCGGCATGGAATTCAACCTGACCAGCGTGGCCGCCATCCTGACCATCGCTGGCTATTCCATCAACGACACCGTGGTCATCTATGACCGTGTGCGTGAAAATCTGCGCAAGTACAAGACCTTGTCTTTGTCCGAGCTGCTCAACCAGTCGGTCAACGAGACTTTGGCGCGCACCTTCCTGACCGTAGCCACCGTGTTCCTGACTGTCATCGCCCTGCTGCTTCTGGGCGGCGAGGTTCTGCACGGTTTCGCTGCGTCGTTGCTATGGGGCTTGGTGGTTGGCACCTTCTCGTCCATGTATGTGGCCATCCCGGTGCTGATTTATTTCAACCTCCGCGTCGGCAAGGAGCGTGAAGAGGAAGAAGCCGCCAGTCAGGCCGCTCCCTGA
- the secD gene encoding protein translocase subunit SecD encodes MLQFPKWKIALVLLVALWGGVWATPNLLSRDTTDRMPSWWQPVSLGLDLQGGSYLLLEVDTAYVKREHLSAMVETLRATLRKEKVRYSELGISGLDSVKVRISDEAERERVRAELRKLDPEAQFEAGEGGLFTFTYPTPVMAKRINQAVDQSIGIVRRRVDELGTREPSIQRQGVDRIIVQLPGVKNPEHIKSLLGKTAKLTFHLVDDTTTPDEAVRGRVPSGSMLLPSVEQERGLPSHYVVKKRVEVGGDMLTDAQPTFRDGRPVVSFRFSVAGGKRFADTTSAASGKLLAIVLDDKVISAPRINEPILGGAGEISGSFSVQGAQDLALLLRAGALPAPLVVLEERTVGPDLGADSIQAGAVASGVGLLLVVVFMVVIYGTLGALANVALVLNLVILLALMSVLGATLTLPGIAGIVLTMGMAVDANVLIYERMREEQRSGRSIISTIQISFERAFGTILDANLTTLAAAALLFQFGSGPVRGFAVTLSLGLLTSMFTAIMVTRLMVATWVRLRRPKTLPL; translated from the coding sequence ATGCTCCAATTTCCCAAGTGGAAGATCGCCTTGGTGTTGCTTGTCGCCCTTTGGGGCGGAGTCTGGGCGACGCCCAACCTGCTTTCGCGGGATACCACCGACCGGATGCCCTCTTGGTGGCAGCCGGTCAGTCTGGGGCTTGACCTTCAAGGTGGTTCCTATCTGCTGCTCGAAGTTGATACCGCCTACGTAAAGCGCGAACATCTGTCGGCCATGGTGGAAACCTTGCGGGCCACGCTCCGCAAGGAAAAGGTCCGCTATTCCGAGTTGGGGATCAGCGGCCTTGACAGCGTCAAGGTCCGCATCTCCGACGAGGCCGAGCGCGAGCGGGTGCGGGCCGAGCTGCGCAAACTCGACCCGGAAGCGCAATTCGAGGCGGGCGAGGGGGGATTGTTCACCTTCACCTATCCCACCCCGGTGATGGCCAAGCGCATCAATCAGGCGGTTGACCAATCCATCGGCATCGTGCGGCGCCGTGTCGATGAATTGGGCACGCGTGAACCGTCGATCCAGCGCCAGGGTGTGGACCGCATCATCGTCCAATTGCCCGGCGTCAAGAACCCCGAGCACATCAAGTCGCTTCTGGGCAAGACCGCCAAGCTGACCTTCCATCTGGTCGACGACACCACCACGCCGGATGAAGCGGTGCGCGGTCGGGTGCCGTCCGGTTCCATGCTGTTGCCGTCGGTCGAGCAGGAACGGGGGCTACCGTCCCATTACGTGGTGAAAAAGCGGGTCGAAGTTGGCGGCGACATGCTGACCGATGCGCAGCCCACCTTCCGCGACGGTCGTCCGGTGGTGTCGTTCCGCTTCTCGGTCGCTGGCGGCAAACGTTTCGCCGATACCACCAGCGCCGCCTCTGGCAAGCTGTTGGCCATCGTTCTGGACGACAAGGTGATTTCCGCGCCACGCATCAACGAACCGATCTTGGGCGGTGCCGGCGAAATTTCCGGCAGCTTCTCCGTCCAAGGGGCGCAGGATCTGGCCTTGCTGCTGCGCGCCGGTGCGCTGCCGGCACCTTTGGTGGTGCTGGAGGAACGCACTGTCGGTCCCGATCTGGGCGCCGATTCCATCCAGGCCGGTGCCGTCGCCAGCGGTGTGGGCTTGCTGCTGGTGGTGGTCTTCATGGTGGTCATCTATGGCACCTTGGGCGCCCTGGCCAATGTCGCCCTGGTGCTCAATCTGGTTATCCTGCTGGCCTTGATGTCGGTGCTGGGGGCCACGCTGACCCTGCCGGGCATCGCCGGCATCGTCCTGACCATGGGCATGGCGGTGGATGCCAACGTGCTGATCTATGAGCGTATGCGCGAGGAACAGCGATCCGGGCGCAGCATCATCTCCACCATCCAGATATCGTTCGAGCGGGCCTTCGGCACCATTTTGGACGCCAATCTGACCACCCTGGCGGCGGCGGCCCTGCTGTTCCAGTTCGGTTCCGGGCCGGTGCGCGGCTTTGCCGTCACTTTGTCCTTGGGCCTGCTGACCTCCATGTTCACCGCCATCATGGTCACCCGTCTGATGGTGGCCACCTGGGTTCGCCTGCGCCGTCCCAAGACGCTGCCGCTGTAA
- a CDS encoding ATP-binding protein, giving the protein MTPDTLDLLNRIANALERLAPPPLSKVDLLAADAFIWHANPDGLEPVPQVNRVELQLLKGIERQIEQLLNNTRRFAQGLPANNALLWGARGTGKSSLVKAAHATINEEGADKLLLVEIHREDIPSLPRLLRILRADGRRTILFCDDLSFEGQDEAYKSLKAVLDGGIEGRPANVIFYATSNRRHLLSRDMIENERSTAINPGEAVEEKVSLSDRFGLWLGFHHVGQDTYFDIIQGYADRYGLPIDGESLRREANEWAVTRGSRSGRVAWQFIQDLAGRLGKPIA; this is encoded by the coding sequence ATGACCCCCGACACTCTCGACCTGCTGAACCGCATCGCCAACGCCCTGGAACGGTTGGCGCCGCCGCCCTTGTCCAAGGTCGACCTGCTGGCCGCCGATGCCTTCATCTGGCACGCCAATCCGGACGGGCTGGAACCGGTGCCGCAGGTCAATCGGGTGGAACTTCAACTGTTGAAAGGCATCGAGCGCCAGATCGAACAATTGCTCAACAATACCCGTCGTTTCGCCCAGGGACTGCCCGCCAACAACGCCCTGTTATGGGGCGCGCGCGGCACCGGCAAAAGCTCGTTGGTCAAGGCGGCACACGCCACCATCAACGAAGAAGGCGCCGACAAGCTGCTGCTGGTGGAAATCCACCGTGAGGACATCCCGTCCCTGCCCCGGCTGCTGCGTATTTTGCGCGCCGACGGTCGCCGCACCATCCTGTTTTGCGACGATCTGTCGTTCGAGGGCCAGGACGAGGCCTATAAGTCGTTGAAGGCGGTCCTCGACGGCGGCATCGAAGGCCGTCCCGCCAACGTGATTTTCTACGCCACCTCGAACCGCCGTCACCTGCTGTCGCGCGACATGATCGAGAACGAGCGCTCCACCGCCATCAATCCCGGCGAGGCAGTCGAAGAAAAGGTGTCGCTGTCCGACCGCTTCGGCCTGTGGCTGGGCTTCCATCATGTGGGGCAAGACACCTATTTCGACATCATCCAGGGCTATGCCGACCGTTACGGCTTGCCTATCGATGGGGAATCGCTGCGGCGCGAGGCCAATGAATGGGCGGTCACCCGTGGCTCGCGCTCGGGCCGCGTCGCCTGGCAATTCATCCAGGATCTGGCCGGTCGCCTGGGCAAGCCCATCGCCTGA